The following proteins are co-located in the Asticcacaulis excentricus CB 48 genome:
- a CDS encoding 3'-5' exonuclease — protein sequence MDSQLDMFGITPASLPASPKSRPVRLKAQELKPLHELDMVRQLEETGRYRILRKLIPREVCANPRPGFPRIGVIIDTETTGLNKAEDAVIEIGAIAFRFDDRGVVGDLIEVYGALQDPGFPIPANITELTGIDDAMVKGQSIDFHVLEALIKPADLIIAHNAAFDRPYCERLSPAFADKAWACSNSEIDWKARGFEGSKLGYLITQSGYFHDGHRAVDDCFALLEVLLQPGVNGITPFSELYNASQRDRVRLWAMHSPFDKKDLLKARGYRWSGGEGAEPKAWWTEVDATALDAEMRYLETEIYNRTDIDLMARRLTAVERFKG from the coding sequence ATGGACTCGCAACTGGACATGTTTGGTATAACGCCCGCAAGCTTGCCTGCGTCACCTAAGTCACGGCCCGTCCGCCTTAAAGCCCAAGAGCTCAAGCCGCTGCACGAGCTGGATATGGTACGTCAACTTGAAGAGACGGGCCGTTATCGTATCCTGCGTAAGCTAATCCCGCGTGAGGTTTGCGCAAACCCGCGTCCGGGATTCCCCCGCATCGGGGTCATCATCGATACTGAAACCACAGGTCTGAATAAGGCAGAAGATGCCGTGATCGAAATTGGCGCCATCGCGTTCCGCTTCGATGATCGGGGCGTGGTGGGCGATCTGATCGAGGTCTATGGAGCCCTTCAGGATCCGGGCTTTCCCATACCGGCAAACATAACGGAATTGACCGGTATAGACGATGCCATGGTTAAGGGGCAGTCGATCGATTTCCATGTCCTGGAAGCTCTGATCAAGCCGGCGGATTTGATTATTGCCCACAATGCGGCCTTTGACCGGCCCTATTGCGAACGGCTTTCACCAGCTTTTGCCGATAAGGCGTGGGCCTGCTCGAATTCAGAAATCGACTGGAAGGCGCGCGGCTTTGAGGGCTCGAAGCTCGGTTATCTAATCACTCAGTCGGGTTATTTTCACGATGGCCACCGCGCCGTTGACGACTGCTTTGCCCTGCTGGAGGTCTTGCTGCAACCTGGAGTGAACGGTATAACGCCATTTTCCGAGCTTTATAACGCTTCCCAGCGCGATCGAGTACGGCTGTGGGCAATGCACAGTCCTTTCGACAAGAAGGATTTGCTGAAGGCGCGCGGTTATCGTTGGTCGGGAGGGGAAGGGGCGGAGCCTAAGGCGTGGTGGACCGAGGTCGATGCCACAGCGCTTGACGCTGAAATGCGCTATCTCGAGACCGAGATCTACAACCGGACTGACATCGACCTTATGGCTCGCCGTCTGACAGCCGTCGAACGGTTTAAGGGATAG
- a CDS encoding conjugal transfer protein TraH — protein sequence MKAHLKAGACIVLTLLAATPATADVDGAMDDFWSDSMTATNGSGPSVYQGQAAGYYTLGNYSYRAPQMNTQIASVGVPSVKSGCGGIDIYGGSFSFINSDQIVATMKAIAQNALGLLFQMAVDSLSELLGSNIKDAFKKMQDLNGVNINSCEAAQNLVAGTVNRIQAAQAKSCTEVGTTSGLFSDWAKAKEQCGVGGQAEATAATAAADQKPVNRNVAWEAIQKHPLFRDDTELALTMMTLTGTVVIGSNGGVTSIDVIPGDANKDGMITKFLDGGTYRVHQCANTECTQVTKYSRDVTLDVNRSLKRRVSAMLVSIVNKIRSRTALSEDEKSFLGLVSLPVYKMASVQVAYQGGFAAIEMERYSDVIALDLVLTWMSQNMAEMTAASQNLVGVDEKLLVDWQENVQSVRQELFQRQALVQDRIVAMESIIAKTREVEKIIFSEGNSRIAQSLMFSSTFKN from the coding sequence GTGAAAGCACATCTGAAGGCGGGCGCCTGCATTGTCCTGACGCTTCTGGCAGCGACCCCGGCGACGGCCGATGTCGACGGCGCCATGGATGATTTCTGGTCGGATTCCATGACAGCGACGAACGGCTCCGGGCCATCGGTGTACCAGGGACAAGCGGCGGGGTATTACACACTCGGCAACTACAGCTACCGCGCGCCGCAGATGAACACCCAGATTGCCTCGGTCGGCGTTCCATCGGTGAAGTCGGGCTGTGGCGGCATCGACATTTACGGCGGCTCGTTCAGCTTCATCAACTCCGACCAGATCGTCGCCACGATGAAGGCCATTGCTCAGAATGCGCTGGGCCTGCTGTTCCAGATGGCGGTCGACTCCCTGTCGGAACTGTTGGGCTCGAACATCAAGGACGCCTTCAAGAAGATGCAGGACCTCAACGGGGTCAACATCAATAGCTGCGAGGCGGCGCAGAACCTGGTGGCCGGCACCGTGAACCGGATACAGGCCGCGCAGGCGAAATCCTGTACCGAGGTCGGCACGACGAGCGGTCTGTTCAGTGACTGGGCGAAGGCAAAGGAGCAATGCGGGGTGGGTGGCCAGGCTGAAGCCACGGCAGCAACGGCCGCAGCGGATCAGAAGCCGGTCAATCGCAATGTCGCCTGGGAGGCAATCCAGAAGCATCCCCTGTTTCGCGACGACACCGAGTTGGCCCTGACCATGATGACCCTGACCGGGACGGTCGTCATCGGCTCGAACGGCGGGGTGACCTCCATCGATGTCATTCCGGGCGATGCCAACAAGGACGGCATGATCACCAAGTTTCTCGACGGCGGCACCTATCGGGTTCACCAGTGTGCCAACACCGAATGTACTCAGGTGACCAAATATTCCCGGGATGTGACGCTCGATGTGAACCGCAGCCTGAAGCGCCGGGTGTCGGCCATGCTGGTCTCGATCGTCAACAAGATCCGCTCACGCACGGCTCTGTCCGAAGATGAAAAGTCTTTCCTCGGACTGGTGAGCCTGCCGGTTTACAAGATGGCGAGCGTCCAGGTCGCCTATCAGGGCGGGTTCGCGGCGATTGAGATGGAGCGCTATTCAGACGTCATTGCCCTCGATCTCGTCCTCACCTGGATGTCCCAGAACATGGCCGAAATGACGGCGGCATCGCAGAACCTCGTCGGTGTTGACGAGAAGCTGCTGGTCGACTGGCAGGAGAATGTTCAGTCCGTACGGCAGGAACTCTTCCAGCGCCAGGCCCTGGTGCAGGACCGGATCGTCGCCATGGAGTCGATTATCGCCAAGACGCGCGAGGTCGAGAAGATCATCTTCTCCGAGGGCAATTCGCGGATCGCGCAAAGCCTGATGTTCTCCAGCACCTTCAAGAACTAG
- a CDS encoding DNA sulfur modification protein DndB, whose protein sequence is MALSLRKSSALNLELEGSTGSFRVGSIAGTNNTLEVKYFLTDLSLDYESGASAQVLSHLAPVRELFETEKLEFDEIMQRDIDDARVSAELVPYLLDKNSRDMVKLFPPIVVVILPTVPNANRPADKYPPVVTEDGTSADGQEERRTRSGAIGQEVFEFSQPILDGEVVKHDLNRLKLNTERTRLVIVDGQHRAMALLALYRNLQDKWTDERRAPYKDFYEEWTPNYIRQFQLSHISLPVMFCTFPELDEHYKGDFDLKKAARSIFLTLNKTARKVSESRNRLLDDNDLIALFLRKTLSAIKNRDVLSQNSIRIFNVELDQSGDRIKIESAIAVTGVNHIYYIIEHLLLNKPDDVSGISARAGKYYKRTDLEAYGASRRLDARNILGAALADTTYRDIFSRDAGDKLAEQYDTNYGAFLLEFYVRFAPIEAHCRASLSLEENLKSQENRKLRPILFEGQGMSRVFNDHRDNLREKLKSKEFGSEATKIEEIIKNLDITAGQIKSAIDRFKGQRAVNFVDSISDKNKLKDGTDIHPKIVGFISDLYDNVFSSVAFQTAAVATFFGEVERAQAEAKKVGAAKIDVTAEFDAYLTSLHALFVPKSVSQFRSLVEVFVGKVEGEITEWKLVRTPHTFREVVYPGEMQPDQWPKYRYMMLELWRPQNEHLQAVVAASRDVCRAQVFKALVGRRKDEFTRNEVKREEDLTPAERATFVTQAYEAIRTLLNNLGWKTTEIPSKKTFEGLSAEPAEISPAAVAEEDEVWESAEDAADEGISSAE, encoded by the coding sequence ATGGCTTTGTCACTTCGTAAATCTTCAGCCTTGAACCTGGAGCTGGAAGGATCGACGGGGTCGTTCCGCGTTGGCAGCATTGCCGGCACCAACAATACGCTGGAGGTGAAGTATTTCCTCACTGACCTGAGCCTGGACTATGAGAGCGGTGCCAGTGCGCAGGTGTTAAGCCATCTGGCGCCAGTGCGGGAGCTTTTTGAAACCGAAAAGCTTGAATTCGACGAGATTATGCAGCGCGATATCGACGATGCACGTGTGTCTGCCGAACTCGTGCCTTACCTCCTCGATAAAAACTCACGGGATATGGTGAAGTTGTTTCCGCCGATCGTCGTCGTCATCCTGCCAACTGTTCCGAATGCCAATCGTCCAGCGGATAAATATCCTCCGGTTGTTACCGAAGACGGAACCAGTGCGGATGGCCAAGAAGAAAGACGGACCCGGTCCGGCGCGATCGGTCAGGAAGTGTTCGAGTTCTCCCAACCGATTTTAGACGGCGAAGTAGTCAAACATGACCTCAATCGATTGAAGCTGAACACAGAAAGAACAAGACTTGTAATCGTGGATGGGCAGCACCGTGCCATGGCGCTGCTGGCTCTTTATCGCAATCTTCAAGACAAATGGACTGACGAGCGTCGCGCGCCATACAAGGATTTTTACGAGGAGTGGACGCCCAATTACATTCGGCAGTTCCAGCTTTCGCACATCAGCCTTCCTGTCATGTTCTGCACATTCCCCGAGCTGGACGAACACTATAAAGGCGACTTCGACCTCAAAAAGGCCGCGCGTTCCATTTTCCTTACCCTCAATAAGACGGCTCGTAAGGTTTCAGAGTCCCGCAATCGCTTGCTCGATGATAACGACCTTATCGCCTTGTTCCTGCGGAAAACCTTGTCGGCAATCAAAAATCGAGACGTACTAAGCCAGAATTCGATCCGCATTTTCAATGTGGAACTCGACCAATCGGGCGACCGTATCAAAATCGAAAGTGCGATCGCCGTCACCGGCGTGAACCATATCTACTACATAATTGAGCACCTGCTGCTCAATAAGCCTGACGATGTCAGCGGTATCAGCGCGCGTGCCGGCAAGTATTACAAGCGGACAGATCTTGAAGCGTATGGTGCCTCGCGGCGGCTGGATGCCCGTAACATTTTGGGCGCCGCATTGGCGGACACAACATACAGAGACATCTTCTCTCGCGACGCCGGCGACAAGCTCGCAGAGCAATATGACACGAATTATGGCGCTTTCTTGTTAGAATTTTATGTGCGCTTCGCACCAATCGAGGCTCATTGTAGAGCCAGCCTCTCCCTGGAAGAAAACCTCAAGAGCCAAGAAAATCGCAAGCTACGACCTATCCTGTTTGAAGGGCAGGGGATGAGCCGTGTTTTCAATGACCATCGCGATAATTTGCGAGAAAAGCTGAAAAGCAAAGAGTTCGGTAGCGAAGCTACGAAGATCGAAGAAATCATCAAGAATCTTGATATCACCGCTGGCCAAATCAAGAGCGCAATCGATCGCTTCAAAGGACAACGTGCGGTCAATTTCGTAGATTCCATCAGCGATAAAAATAAGCTCAAAGACGGCACGGACATTCATCCTAAGATCGTGGGTTTCATTTCCGATCTTTATGACAACGTATTCTCCAGTGTAGCGTTCCAAACAGCTGCCGTCGCAACCTTCTTTGGGGAAGTTGAACGCGCTCAAGCCGAAGCAAAAAAGGTCGGCGCCGCTAAAATCGACGTTACCGCAGAATTCGACGCCTATCTGACATCGCTCCATGCCTTGTTCGTTCCAAAATCTGTTTCCCAATTCCGCAGCCTAGTTGAAGTCTTCGTCGGTAAAGTCGAAGGGGAAATCACTGAGTGGAAGTTGGTTCGGACGCCTCACACATTCCGGGAAGTGGTCTATCCGGGAGAAATGCAGCCTGACCAATGGCCCAAGTATCGCTATATGATGCTGGAGCTATGGCGGCCGCAGAATGAGCACCTTCAAGCAGTTGTTGCCGCGTCCCGCGACGTCTGTCGCGCCCAAGTCTTTAAGGCCTTGGTGGGTCGGCGCAAAGACGAATTCACGCGCAATGAGGTTAAGCGCGAAGAAGACCTCACCCCGGCCGAACGCGCAACATTTGTGACGCAGGCCTACGAGGCCATCCGGACGCTGCTCAATAATTTGGGATGGAAGACTACTGAAATTCCGTCGAAAAAGACTTTTGAAGGTCTCAGCGCGGAACCGGCTGAGATCAGTCCAGCGGCGGTCGCCGAAGAGGACGAGGTTTGGGAATCTGCTGAAGATGCCGCCGACGAAGGCATTAGCAGCGCCGAGTGA
- a CDS encoding MucR family transcriptional regulator: MEQNSTTTNLTVEIVSAFVGNNPLPASELPQLIQSVYTSLNSLSSAPPVEPEARVPAVSIKKSVGADYIICLEDGRKFKSLKRHLASKYNLTPDEYRAKWNLPKDYPMVAPAYAEARSHLAKQIGLGTGGRKAAPAKPVRGKGKAG; encoded by the coding sequence GTGGAACAGAATTCAACGACGACCAACCTTACCGTTGAGATCGTGAGCGCTTTTGTCGGCAACAACCCATTACCGGCCAGCGAACTTCCGCAACTCATTCAGAGTGTTTACACGTCGCTGAACAGCCTGTCATCTGCGCCACCCGTTGAACCAGAGGCTCGTGTGCCGGCCGTATCGATCAAGAAGTCGGTCGGTGCAGACTACATCATTTGCCTGGAAGACGGTCGCAAGTTCAAGTCGCTGAAGCGGCATCTCGCCAGCAAGTACAACCTGACGCCTGACGAATATCGGGCGAAGTGGAACCTGCCGAAGGACTACCCCATGGTTGCCCCTGCTTATGCGGAAGCCCGATCCCATCTTGCGAAGCAGATAGGCCTCGGCACGGGCGGTCGTAAGGCGGCGCCGGCCAAGCCCGTTCGGGGGAAAGGCAAGGCGGGCTAA
- a CDS encoding helix-turn-helix domain-containing protein, giving the protein MGAIIRSPTDIDAHVGARLRLRRRELGISQAKLGAALHITFQQIQKYELGRNRMSASTLYEVAMILDVPVGWLFDGLGQKSSDRTALAADFWTSPDGEVVLNALPKVRNREVQANIVQLIHKLADQSL; this is encoded by the coding sequence ATGGGGGCTATCATCAGATCACCAACTGACATCGACGCCCATGTGGGTGCACGACTGCGGCTACGTCGTCGTGAGCTTGGGATCAGTCAGGCGAAGCTCGGCGCCGCGCTTCATATTACCTTTCAACAGATCCAAAAATATGAGTTGGGCCGCAATCGTATGAGCGCATCTACCTTGTATGAAGTTGCGATGATACTCGATGTGCCTGTCGGTTGGCTGTTCGATGGACTGGGTCAGAAGTCCTCCGACCGTACCGCATTGGCTGCTGACTTCTGGACGAGCCCCGATGGCGAAGTTGTTCTTAATGCCCTGCCGAAGGTAAGAAATCGGGAGGTTCAAGCGAACATCGTACAGCTCATTCATAAATTGGCAGATCAATCGCTATGA
- a CDS encoding conjugal transfer protein TraG N-terminal domain-containing protein, whose product MWEVPVYGGGELYRSIFSAVALMTGMDAAGSMIGLAMILGLIFGIIKAIWDVNLGKIVKWYIMCAIIYGVMWVPKVTIQVTDKLNPSVTYANVANVPLGVGVTASLVSRVGERVIQLTETAFADPADLQYSRYGMVFGAKLYSRIAEARPIDQQLYVNLKTYIQDCVFYDILDGTIAPDALNKSADLWGVISNSPNPARTMLYYSGAASEIKTCDEVGNGTGGLLAPLIAADLTNVQKVIQRNVDPYAVEASLTTRNAGASSAMLTSMGVASQNSTDVLRQAVIANMLKDGLGNSPTTSDALASAHAEIQTHNAQKLLGVIGEKAVVNLKILIDLLFIGIFPTIFPIFLFPDIGPRMIKGYLSGFVYLQLWGPMYVILHKIMMFNAVNRSTEAMYLPGAGTELNLMNMDAVSKANDDVCALAGSMMLMIPVIAGMLTKGAMAVGAQGETLLSNFRSGAESAASSQTTGNFSYGNVTFDTASFNNVHGNQQVTSARHDNGNARVVDGYGNETFYGANGSTGIVANTSKMATGLLSNQGWSESLGKTSQSYQDTGTGLRHSVQVGSSVANSQIKEAFSNWSQGKEWRNSNNSGHQAQIGQMLSIADQAVKYRQTRYGESESEAKAQIAAGSMGIGGQAGVSTPGGKLKGFDASASVTANASKTGQTTGTEARSSGRDAGLDQRFNQSLTDTYQRIATDQAQKSYSSFRSTGKGGRDVDATTWTSTRSISDTADAYQNAGNRLSAEKSNVQISGESISSDETRAFYDWLVHTKGIDKMSASEIAAGVSPQALQTGRAYGMEYFDWKADQLGDTSLRTDWAGVAAPNAIDSAEVERDLRRAEALDNKDYKSARDIGVTKSDGGASGGGTAAPRRARSKTAAKGNGTADAEAPSDAGNLRWSGIAGGVDQMMDTAGAGIRSGRGGIDGEFNRLQGQAIDTEQSIMGNGRETLEKVIDSPVSAAIPGLTPIRAARTLSRRAKNSEN is encoded by the coding sequence ATGTGGGAAGTACCCGTATATGGCGGCGGCGAGCTTTATCGCAGCATCTTCAGCGCCGTGGCCCTGATGACGGGCATGGATGCAGCGGGCTCGATGATCGGGCTCGCCATGATCCTCGGACTGATTTTCGGCATCATCAAAGCGATCTGGGACGTCAACCTCGGCAAGATCGTCAAATGGTACATCATGTGCGCCATCATCTACGGCGTCATGTGGGTGCCGAAGGTGACGATTCAGGTCACAGACAAGCTCAACCCATCGGTCACCTATGCGAACGTCGCCAATGTACCCTTGGGTGTCGGCGTTACCGCCTCGCTGGTCAGCCGGGTGGGGGAGCGGGTGATCCAGTTGACCGAGACGGCCTTTGCCGATCCGGCTGACCTGCAATACTCCAGATACGGAATGGTGTTCGGGGCGAAACTCTATTCGCGGATCGCCGAGGCGCGCCCGATTGACCAGCAGCTCTACGTCAACCTGAAGACCTATATACAGGACTGTGTTTTTTACGACATTCTGGACGGCACGATCGCGCCGGATGCGCTCAACAAGTCCGCCGATCTTTGGGGTGTCATCTCCAATAGCCCTAACCCGGCCCGCACCATGCTCTACTATTCGGGGGCGGCGAGCGAGATTAAGACCTGTGATGAGGTTGGTAACGGCACGGGCGGGCTTCTGGCACCGCTTATTGCTGCTGACCTCACGAATGTGCAGAAGGTCATTCAGCGCAATGTGGATCCCTATGCCGTTGAAGCCAGCCTGACGACCCGCAATGCTGGCGCATCGAGCGCCATGCTCACCTCCATGGGTGTGGCGTCACAAAACTCGACGGATGTCCTGCGTCAGGCGGTCATCGCCAATATGCTGAAGGATGGTCTGGGTAACAGCCCAACTACGTCGGATGCTCTGGCGTCCGCGCACGCGGAGATCCAGACCCACAACGCGCAGAAGCTCTTGGGCGTTATCGGCGAAAAGGCGGTCGTCAACCTCAAGATCCTGATCGATCTGCTGTTCATTGGGATATTCCCGACCATCTTCCCGATCTTCCTCTTTCCTGACATCGGCCCGCGCATGATCAAGGGGTATCTGTCGGGCTTCGTCTATCTCCAGCTCTGGGGACCGATGTATGTGATCCTGCACAAGATCATGATGTTCAACGCGGTCAATCGCTCAACCGAGGCCATGTATCTGCCGGGGGCTGGAACCGAACTGAACCTGATGAACATGGATGCAGTGTCGAAAGCGAATGACGATGTCTGTGCGCTGGCCGGCTCGATGATGCTGATGATCCCGGTTATCGCCGGGATGCTAACCAAGGGTGCCATGGCGGTCGGTGCGCAGGGTGAAACGCTATTGAGCAATTTCAGGTCCGGAGCGGAATCGGCTGCCTCGTCGCAGACAACGGGGAATTTCAGCTACGGCAATGTCACGTTTGATACGGCGAGCTTCAACAACGTTCACGGCAATCAGCAGGTCACCAGCGCTCGGCATGACAACGGCAATGCCCGCGTCGTCGACGGCTACGGCAACGAGACCTTCTATGGTGCCAACGGTTCAACCGGTATCGTGGCGAACACCTCGAAGATGGCGACGGGCCTCCTGTCGAACCAGGGCTGGTCGGAAAGCCTTGGGAAGACGAGTCAATCCTACCAGGACACCGGCACAGGCCTTCGCCATTCGGTACAGGTCGGCTCTTCGGTGGCGAATTCTCAGATTAAGGAGGCCTTCTCCAACTGGTCGCAGGGAAAGGAATGGCGGAACTCCAATAACAGCGGCCATCAGGCGCAAATCGGCCAGATGCTGTCCATTGCCGATCAGGCTGTAAAATATCGCCAGACCCGGTATGGCGAGAGCGAGTCTGAGGCGAAGGCACAGATCGCGGCAGGGAGCATGGGCATCGGCGGTCAGGCGGGGGTCAGTACGCCGGGCGGCAAACTCAAAGGCTTCGACGCGAGTGCCTCGGTTACTGCCAATGCCAGCAAAACAGGTCAAACTACGGGCACGGAGGCGAGGTCGAGTGGTCGAGACGCCGGTCTGGATCAGCGCTTCAACCAGTCACTCACCGATACCTATCAACGTATCGCGACGGACCAGGCTCAGAAGTCATACTCGTCCTTCCGCTCGACCGGGAAGGGCGGCCGTGATGTCGATGCGACGACCTGGACCAGTACGCGGTCCATCAGCGACACAGCTGACGCTTATCAGAATGCGGGCAATCGGCTGAGCGCAGAAAAATCGAATGTCCAAATCTCAGGGGAGTCGATTTCATCGGACGAGACCCGTGCCTTCTACGATTGGCTGGTGCACACAAAGGGTATCGACAAGATGTCGGCAAGCGAAATCGCTGCTGGCGTTTCACCTCAAGCCCTCCAGACGGGCCGGGCCTATGGCATGGAGTATTTCGATTGGAAGGCTGACCAGTTAGGCGACACGAGCCTCCGAACTGATTGGGCAGGCGTGGCGGCACCCAATGCGATTGACAGTGCTGAGGTTGAGCGCGATCTGCGGCGCGCCGAGGCGTTGGACAACAAGGACTATAAATCGGCGAGGGATATTGGTGTGACGAAGAGTGATGGCGGCGCGTCCGGCGGCGGAACAGCCGCACCCCGTCGCGCTCGATCAAAAACTGCCGCCAAAGGCAACGGCACCGCAGATGCCGAAGCTCCTTCCGACGCAGGGAATCTGAGGTGGAGCGGAATTGCTGGCGGTGTCGATCAGATGATGGACACCGCCGGGGCAGGCATTCGGAGCGGTCGAGGAGGGATCGATGGTGAATTCAACCGACTGCAAGGGCAAGCGATCGATACCGAGCAATCTATCATGGGCAACGGTCGAGAGACGTTGGAGAAGGTTATCGATTCACCTGTCTCGGCAGCTATTCCAGGTCTCACACCGATCCGCGCAGCGCGAACATTGTCCAGGCGAGCGAAGAACAGTGAAAACTGA
- a CDS encoding helix-turn-helix domain-containing protein, with protein MDMRKMVGENLKRLRQEKGLTQEVLESRSGLSQQYLSGLERGKRNPTIITVYEISQALGVHYLELLRPLPDSN; from the coding sequence ATGGATATGCGCAAGATGGTCGGAGAGAATCTGAAGCGCCTGCGTCAGGAAAAAGGCCTGACCCAGGAGGTTCTGGAATCACGATCAGGCCTAAGCCAGCAGTATTTGAGTGGGCTGGAACGCGGTAAACGCAACCCTACCATCATAACGGTTTACGAAATTTCTCAGGCTCTGGGCGTGCACTACCTGGAACTGCTACGCCCTCTGCCAGATAGCAACTGA
- a CDS encoding cysteine desulfurase family protein, translating into MDEVMLDKSLGSTAPRNEPIYLDNFSTTPIAPEVAKAIIDAWSLPSNASSPHTMGARAEAIVAEARGDVANLIGAAPSEIVFTSGATEANNLILLGVAEAAVVAGINRRKIVLSSIEHKSVLVPAGTLEDRGFEVILVPAHDTGVIDMRALAAAVDDRTLLVSVMGANNETGALQPIREIVAIASKVGAYVHSDCAQLVGKLPIDVLDLGIDYLSISGHKMYGPMGIGAAFISASALKPKAIAFGGGQQAGVRPGTEPVPIIAGLGTAARLAGSRMELDAAHGTLLRNMFLDELSSLNSDVEIITQNSETLPGTVCLKVNGIIADDLIESVQRQMSISTGSACNSGQVIPSHVLMGMGFGQVVARSIFRIYFSRYNSKQDAIESAFILAKAIGHLRHPAGQPRQ; encoded by the coding sequence ATGGACGAGGTAATGTTAGATAAATCGTTGGGTTCAACGGCACCACGCAACGAACCCATTTACTTGGATAACTTTTCAACGACACCCATCGCGCCTGAAGTGGCAAAGGCGATCATTGATGCTTGGTCGCTGCCTAGCAACGCCAGTTCGCCGCACACTATGGGCGCGCGAGCTGAGGCAATTGTTGCTGAGGCCAGGGGAGACGTGGCGAACCTTATTGGAGCGGCACCAAGCGAAATAGTCTTTACATCTGGGGCCACTGAAGCAAATAATTTGATCCTTTTGGGTGTGGCCGAAGCGGCAGTTGTTGCTGGGATCAACAGAAGAAAGATTGTTCTATCCTCTATCGAACACAAGTCGGTTTTGGTGCCAGCGGGTACACTTGAGGATAGGGGGTTTGAAGTCATCTTGGTGCCTGCTCACGATACCGGTGTGATTGATATGCGGGCATTGGCTGCCGCAGTCGATGATCGGACCTTGTTAGTATCTGTGATGGGCGCAAACAACGAGACAGGAGCCTTGCAGCCGATAAGGGAGATTGTTGCCATCGCCAGCAAAGTCGGTGCCTATGTTCATTCTGATTGCGCACAATTGGTAGGCAAGCTGCCCATAGACGTACTCGACCTTGGTATCGACTATTTGAGCATCTCAGGTCACAAGATGTACGGCCCAATGGGCATCGGGGCAGCTTTTATTTCTGCCTCTGCGTTGAAGCCCAAGGCGATAGCATTTGGCGGCGGTCAGCAGGCTGGGGTACGGCCGGGAACTGAGCCTGTACCAATCATTGCGGGGCTTGGGACGGCGGCTCGGCTAGCGGGGTCGCGTATGGAACTGGATGCCGCTCACGGCACGCTTTTGCGCAACATGTTTTTGGATGAGCTGAGCAGCCTAAATAGTGATGTAGAGATCATCACTCAAAATTCAGAAACGCTGCCGGGGACTGTATGTTTAAAGGTCAATGGCATAATCGCAGACGACTTGATCGAAAGCGTCCAGCGTCAAATGTCAATTTCTACGGGGTCTGCTTGTAATTCTGGACAGGTCATTCCCTCCCACGTTCTTATGGGTATGGGATTTGGTCAAGTTGTCGCTAGATCAATATTTAGAATTTACTTTAGTAGATACAATTCTAAACAGGACGCCATTGAATCTGCATTTATTTTGGCCAAAGCGATCGGCCATTTGAGGCATCCCGCTGGACAACCCCGCCAGTAG
- a CDS encoding HU family DNA-binding protein, whose translation MYEVRTDRVPGIVDSVFASITEAAVLGQEVNLPAFGKFQVQAKPAREGRNLSTGATIQIAASRKLVFKPGKPVKDRLNA comes from the coding sequence ATCTATGAGGTCCGTACGGATCGGGTGCCGGGAATCGTCGACAGCGTCTTCGCCAGCATCACCGAAGCCGCCGTGCTCGGCCAGGAAGTGAACCTCCCAGCGTTCGGCAAGTTTCAGGTGCAGGCAAAGCCTGCACGTGAAGGCCGTAACCTCTCGACTGGCGCGACCATCCAGATAGCGGCGTCGAGAAAACTGGTTTTCAAGCCGGGTAAGCCCGTCAAGGACCGCCTAAACGCCTAA